GGGACCGTAGACGTAGAAACCGGAGACACCGCCGTAGGCCTCGCTGGACTGGAAGAAAAAGCCCCGTCGCTTGGCCAGTTCCGTGAGCTGGGTTGCGGTGTCGTCGGTCATCGGTAGAGTGCACGCAGGAGGTCCACGTCCTCGACGATGCCGGTCAGGGTGTCGCCGGAGACGAGCGGGAGCTGCTCGATGTCGTTGTCGATCATGAGCTGTGCGGCGTCACGGGCCGTCTTGCGCTTCGAGAGGGTGATCACGCCGTCGCTCATGAACTCCCGGACGGGTTTGGCGGGGATCTCGACGTTGCGAGTGGGCATGTAGCTGTTGCCGACGGCCTTGACCGACTCCCACTTCCAGTCGTCGTCGTCGTCGGCGATGGATTCGCCGGTGTCGGCCTCGCCTTCGACGACACGGGCCACGTCGAGGATGTCGACCTCGGTGATGATGCCGTCCATGTTGCCCTCCTCGTCGAGGACGACCGCGTAGGGCACGTCCGCGTGGGAGAGTTCCCGCTCAGCCACGGGGAGGGGCGTCTCGACGTAGACGCAGTTGATCTCGCGGGTCGCGAGGTCGCCGACCTCGGTATCGCCGTCGACCTCGTCCTCGGCGATGGCGCGAATCACGTCGGTGATGGTGACGATCCCTTCGAGCCGCCCGTCGACGACCGGGACACGGCGCGCGTTCTCGGTGACCATCAGCTCCGCGACCTCGGTGAGGTCGGCCTCGGCCGTGGTGGTGGGGACTTCTTCGACCAGGAGCGCGAGCTGGTCCTCGTCGGGCCGTTCGATCAGTGCGTCTCGGGAGACCAGCCCCCGGAACTCCTCGCCCGCTTCGGTCTCTTTGATGACGGGGACCGACGAGAACGCCCGCTCCTGGAGGTACTCGAGGACGTCGTCACGCGTCCCTGGCAACTCGACCGTGACGACCTCCGAACGGGGCGTCATGGCGTCTGCGACCTTCATATTGGGTGCATCTCCTGTCCGCTCCTACTAAGGCCTTCACATTGGGCCCGCCCGCGCCCGCGACTGCTCGCGAACCACGCCCGGACGTCGGCGGGAGTGTACCGGCCCCACGGGCCCGACTCGCCGCCCCTTTGAAAAAGGAGACCGCAATAATCCGGCACATTTTTATAGGCGTGTGTAAGACTCACATGCATGGCACAGGATGGCGCTGCCAGGGAATCGATCGCAGATTGCGAAGCGATGGGCTCGGTCGACAGCGGCGAAGTCGACCAGTTCATTATCGCGTACCCGTGTCAGGACGACGCCTGGGCGTCCATCCCGCTTACAGAGGCCGCGTCGCTCGACGAGTGGTGTTGAGGTCGCCGCTCGTTCTCGTCTGATTTTCACCCCGGCAGCATCGGGTCCCTCGGACTGAACGGTGAATTTTTGACCCGTCCCGTCATGTGAGCCTACATGGATTATCGCGAAGTCGAGGGCGCCCGGGAGTACGTTGCCCGGCTCGACCACGGCGTGGGCTGGCGCAGCCAGATCGAGGAGTTCGCCGCCGACGAGGAGATCGACGCGGCCTTCTTCTTCGGGCTGGGTGCGGTGCAGGACGCGACGCTTCTGTTCTACGACCAGGACGAGCAGGAGTACTACGACGTCGAGTTCGACGAACCGTTCGAGGTCGTCCCCGCGGTCGGCAACGTCTCGTGGCTGGAGGGCGAGCGCTTCGCGCACACCCACATGACGCTCTCGCGTGAGGACGGCTCGGTCGTCGCCGGCCACCTGGACGAAGCCACGACGTTCGCGGGCGAACTCTACGTGCGCGAGTTCGACACGAAACTGGATCGGGAGCACGACGAGACGACCGACCT
This Halorientalis sp. IM1011 DNA region includes the following protein-coding sequences:
- a CDS encoding PPC domain-containing DNA-binding protein — translated: MDYREVEGAREYVARLDHGVGWRSQIEEFAADEEIDAAFFFGLGAVQDATLLFYDQDEQEYYDVEFDEPFEVVPAVGNVSWLEGERFAHTHMTLSREDGSVVAGHLDEATTFAGELYVREFDTKLDREHDETTDLDLWPL
- a CDS encoding CBS domain-containing protein, with amino-acid sequence MKVADAMTPRSEVVTVELPGTRDDVLEYLQERAFSSVPVIKETEAGEEFRGLVSRDALIERPDEDQLALLVEEVPTTTAEADLTEVAELMVTENARRVPVVDGRLEGIVTITDVIRAIAEDEVDGDTEVGDLATREINCVYVETPLPVAERELSHADVPYAVVLDEEGNMDGIITEVDILDVARVVEGEADTGESIADDDDDWKWESVKAVGNSYMPTRNVEIPAKPVREFMSDGVITLSKRKTARDAAQLMIDNDIEQLPLVSGDTLTGIVEDVDLLRALYR